The nucleotide sequence TTTTAAAAAACAGATAGCCGGAGCGATTATCGGTTTTGGGTTTCTTTTTCTGGCACCGCTCATTGATTATAAAATTTTCAGGATTTACAACCGATTTTTTTACGCCGCCGCCTTTCTTCTGCTGGCGGCCGTTCTTGTTTTTGGTAAAACTATCCGCGGCACCACCGGCTGGTTTGATTTTGGTGGTTTAAGTTTTCAGCCGGTGGAGCTGGCCAAATTGTTTTTAATTATTTTTTTAGCCGCTTATTTTGCTTTACAGTCGCGCGGGGAAAAATCTTTTCGCCAAATCGCGGTCAGCGGAGTGGCGACGGCGGCGCTTTGCGCCCTCGTCCTTCGCCAGCCGGATTTGGGTTCCGCCGCCCTGCTCTTTATTATTTGGTTTGGGTTGCTCTTATTACGAGGCATCAGCCGCCGGCACTTATTCATTCTGCTGACAATTTTTTTGATTATTTTTTTAGTCGGGTGGTTTTTTATTTTGCAAGATTACCAAAAAGACCGCCTCCTCACTTTTATTTACCCGGAACGCGACCCGCTGCAGAGCGGTTATAATGTCAGTCAGTCAATCATCGCCGTCGGTTCGGGGCAGCTGCTGGGGCGGGGGCTGGGTTTTGGTTCGCAAAGCCAGCTTAAATTTTTACCCGCCAGTCAGACCGATTTTATTTTTGCCGTTTTAGCGGAAGAGCTGGGCCTGCTCGGCGTAATTTTTATTTTTATTTTTTGGGCGTTGCTTTTTTGGCGGTTGATTTTAGCGGCTAAAAAAGCCCGTGACGATTTCCCCTTATTTTTTATTTTGGGCGCGGGCCTGATTTTTTTAAGCCAGTTTTTAATTAATGTCGGCATGAATCTGGGGGTAATGCCCGTGACGGGCGTCACCTTGCCATTTATGAGCTTAGGCAGCAGTTCTCTTGTTGCCAGTCTTTTGACCATCGGGATTGTTGAGGGGATAAGAATGAGAAGTTAAAATATAATTTAAGCGGTCATCGGGCGCCGATATTTTAGATGTCCTTGACATCTTTGACGGATTATTTTAGAATAAAAACTACACAATAAAAATAAGAAATTTTTATGAAATCATACTTGTTGGCAGCTGAAGTTAGAAATGCCGGTAAATCTTACAAGATTCGCGAAAAGGGTAAAATCCCGGTGGTTATTTATGGCAAAGGGATTGAGTCGCGGAATTTAACGGTTGATTATCCTCTTTTTAATAAAATTTACAAAGAAGCCGGAGAAAGTTCGCTGATTGATTTAAAAATTGGCGATGCCGAACCGATTAAGACCCTGATTCAGGATGTGCAATTTGACCCGGTAAAAAATACGATTCTTCATGCCGATTTCCGGCAGATTAATATGAAGGAGAAAATTACCGCTTCCATTCCTCTTAAATTTGTCGGCGTGGCTCCGGCGATTAAAGATTTTCAGGGTGTTTTTGTGACCAACCTGCATGAATTGGAAGTGGAATGTTTGCCGGGAGATTTGATACACGAGATTGAGGTTGATATTTCTCCTTTAAAAACTTTTGACGAGATTATTCGCGTTAAGGATTTAGTCGTTCCCAGTTCACTTACTATTAAAAATGGTTTAGAGGATGTGGTGGCCTTAGTCGCTCCTCCGAGAGAAGAAGAAAAAGAAGTGGCTCCGGTTGAAGAAATGAAAGAGCCGGAACTGGTGGGTAAGGAGAAGAAAGAAGGCGAGGCAGGGGAAGCGGTTGAAGCGCCTTCCAAAGAAACAGGCAAAGAAGCGCCAGCCGCCAAGAAATAAAAATTTTTCTATGCTGGAGGGAGATAAGGTGAAAAAAATAAAACGTCTTAAAAAAGTTTTTATCTATATTAAAGAACGGCCGTGGGTATTTTTAATACCGGTTTTAGCGGTGGCCGTTCTTTTGTTGTCTTATTTTATTTATCGTTTTTGGCTGACCCAACCGGCGCCGGAACCGGCGGGGCCAACGGAAGAAATCGTTGAGCCGCAGAAGAATTTAACGCCGCGGCGTCTTGACGGCACGCTCGTGGAGGCGGGTAAGGAGAATGTTTACCCGGTGGGGGTGATGATAGAAAATCATTGGGAAGCTCGTCCGCCGTCCGGACTCGCCAAAGCCAATCTGGTTTATGAAGTGATGACCGAAGGGGGGATTACCAGATTTCTCGCGGTCTTCGCCAGCGGCGATGAGGTGGAGAAAATCGGTCCGGTGCGCTCAGCGCGTCCGTATTATCTTGACTGGGTAAGCGAGTTTGACGCTTTGTATATGCATTGCGGCGGCAGTGACGAATCTTTGATTGATATCAAAAAATACGACATTAATGATTTGAACGAATTTTATTACGGCAAATATTATTGGCGCTCCGGCCGTCCACGTCCGCACAATATCTATACTTCCTCGGATTTTATCCGTAGGGCCTTGGAGGCGAGAGAATTAGATAAAGAAATTCCGGCCTACGATTCCTGGATTTATAAAGATGAGGGCGGGGAAGAATGGCATTCGCGGGCGGATAAGATAACCGTGGATTATGGCAAGCCGGAATTTTTAGTGGAGTGGAGCTATAACCCAGAAACTAATGATTACGCGAGGTTTGTGGCTGAAGAAAAACACGCGGATGAAGACAATTCGGAGATTAAAGCGAAAAACGTGGTTGTCCAATATGTCAAAATGTGGACAATTGACGATTATGGCCGCAAAAAGATTGAGACGACAGGGGAGGGCAGGGCAATTATTTTTAGAGACGGAGTGGTTATTGACGGCACTTGGAAAAAAGAGAAGCGCACCAGCCGCACTAAGTTTTACGATTCTACCGGCGACCCCGCGACTTCGTCCCTCAACGAGCGCGGGACTTCGCTCGGGGCAGGGGAAATACAGTTTAACCGCGGCACTACTTGGGTGGAGGTGGTGTCTAAAGTGCACGAGGTGAAGTGGGAGTAGCGGAGCTAATTTTTAATTTTAAAAAAGCCGGCATTGTGATGTCGGCTTTAATTTGTTTTTTAATTTAGTCAGTCGTCAGCCACCCTTTAACTGTTGGCAGCAATTTTTTAATACTAAGGGATATGGCGAAGGCAACTATTTCACTGGCAACAATAAGCATAATGTAAGGGGCGATTATACCACGGACTGCATATATACCTACAAATCCGCCTACGAGCATACCCGCTATTAGTCCTGCGATTGAGGAGTTTAGGGTGATTTCGGTCGCGAATGAACCTGCAAATCCGCACCCGACCGCACCCGCGGATAGACCCACTAACGCACTCAAAAACATAGCATCTTTTTTATCCATCAGGCAGCCCTTATCCGCGAACCAACCTACTCCCGCGGCTAAGGCGGCAGATATAAGTATAGCAGCGTAGAAAACAAAAAGTCTTCTACCCCCCTTGGCCTTTAGCTGGTTTACTAAACTGACTATTAAAATACACAGGGCAGGTATTATAAACATAAAAAAGGTGAGTACCCACTCCGCCTTTCTTTCCGTTCGGGTATCCCAAATTTCAACCCAGTGTTCTTGGCTATAGCCTACTGTCCGATTTGAGAAAACAGCCATCTC is from Patescibacteria group bacterium and encodes:
- the rodA gene encoding rod shape-determining protein RodA, with translation MLRNFFSYFRRFDWLLILAVFLLVCFGLAAIYSIALSQETANFFNFKKQIAGAIIGFGFLFLAPLIDYKIFRIYNRFFYAAAFLLLAAVLVFGKTIRGTTGWFDFGGLSFQPVELAKLFLIIFLAAYFALQSRGEKSFRQIAVSGVATAALCALVLRQPDLGSAALLFIIWFGLLLLRGISRRHLFILLTIFLIIFLVGWFFILQDYQKDRLLTFIYPERDPLQSGYNVSQSIIAVGSGQLLGRGLGFGSQSQLKFLPASQTDFIFAVLAEELGLLGVIFIFIFWALLFWRLILAAKKARDDFPLFFILGAGLIFLSQFLINVGMNLGVMPVTGVTLPFMSLGSSSLVASLLTIGIVEGIRMRS
- a CDS encoding 50S ribosomal protein L25, coding for MKSYLLAAEVRNAGKSYKIREKGKIPVVIYGKGIESRNLTVDYPLFNKIYKEAGESSLIDLKIGDAEPIKTLIQDVQFDPVKNTILHADFRQINMKEKITASIPLKFVGVAPAIKDFQGVFVTNLHELEVECLPGDLIHEIEVDISPLKTFDEIIRVKDLVVPSSLTIKNGLEDVVALVAPPREEEKEVAPVEEMKEPELVGKEKKEGEAGEAVEAPSKETGKEAPAAKK
- a CDS encoding DUF3048 domain-containing protein; its protein translation is MKRLPKKQAKKRQPPRNKNFSMLEGDKVKKIKRLKKVFIYIKERPWVFLIPVLAVAVLLLSYFIYRFWLTQPAPEPAGPTEEIVEPQKNLTPRRLDGTLVEAGKENVYPVGVMIENHWEARPPSGLAKANLVYEVMTEGGITRFLAVFASGDEVEKIGPVRSARPYYLDWVSEFDALYMHCGGSDESLIDIKKYDINDLNEFYYGKYYWRSGRPRPHNIYTSSDFIRRALEARELDKEIPAYDSWIYKDEGGEEWHSRADKITVDYGKPEFLVEWSYNPETNDYARFVAEEKHADEDNSEIKAKNVVVQYVKMWTIDDYGRKKIETTGEGRAIIFRDGVVIDGTWKKEKRTSRTKFYDSTGDPATSSLNERGTSLGAGEIQFNRGTTWVEVVSKVHEVKWE